In the Phaeodactylum tricornutum CCAP 1055/1 chromosome 13, whole genome shotgun sequence genome, GAGCTATATCGTCGCGCGCCACTCTCTTCGATTCGAGTCGGGTAATCCAAGATCTTTTCTGAAGGGTGATCGGATTCACATTCTTGCTGTTAGTCAGTACCAAGGCAGAAACACAAAGCGTTGGGGGCAGAAGAATCCAAATCGCGGAAGACCCTAAATACGCTTTCATGGGACAATGTCGTCTCTTCAGATCGTATAGCCTGTGTTTACTGACCGTAAAGCAGCTCAACCCCAAGAAATATATATACAGAACAAGGAATAACGACAATCGTAGCGAGAATCCAAGAATATGGGAAAGTATGATTGCGTCACCAACCACATTTCATGTTACTGTCGGATTGACCCCCTCATGAGAGTGAGAAAACGAGGTCATACACGTCAGCCTCGTGACAAAAACactttttcacagtcaatgaacCAGCCAGTTTCATGACGGACAAGAATATGTCTCTACGACAACAATAATCATGCAAGACAATGTCAATCCGTggcaataccaacaacagcaagaaCCACTCAGTAAAACTTCAAGACAACAGACTACTTGATTGTTTCGCATCCTTCGGTTTGTTCTTTACTCTGATAATAGGAATACTTTTAGCATTAAGCTTATGGATAGAGAAAGGCGTTTGTCTAAGAGCTGCACGACGATTGGAGCTCCAATTGCTCATTTCTGCGGAGAAGCATTGCCTTCCAAAAATGTATCTGGTATTAGTGAGAAAGCAAGCACCCAATCTTCGGATCGCGCTGAATCAATTGGAATCTTTAAAATTTGTTCGTGCTCAATGCCTGCATGGAGCAGGCCGCGGGCCAATAAGCGCTTGCTCGACAAGGGTGACTGAAGAGACGGTATCGAGTCGAGGCTGGCAACAGGAGAGATTACTTTCAGACGTAGCTTCCAATTCTGCCTTTTTTCATCCAAATCCAGTTGCAAAAACTCTCAAAGCACAATTTACACTAAGAACATTTTGCCATCCCCCGTTCTTCCCTTTTAATGACAAAAAATCCGGACGCTCCGTGCACTTTCGAAGTTCTGCTTTCTCCACTAAAACCCCCACCGATAATTGTGACGAAGATTCAGTCAAAATATCGACACGAGGCCCGGATTCAGTCACTGCtgacttttccaaatactTGATAGGCGAGACCAGAGGTTCTATGGATCCAAAGTCCGCGGAAAGCTTGGCCAAGCTTCCAATGACCAATCTTCTGCAGACCCCTCCATCCATCCGGCGGCGAACGTTGCTGGATTTGAACAAGGAAAAGTACGAACGCATTCTACACTCTCAACGCATGGAACGAGAAAAATCTCGCCTAAAAACCAAATCCAACGTATATCGCGCACTGATGGGCAATGTTGTGATATGTGCTGCAAAATTTGGAGCCTGGCTGAGTTCGGGAAGTAGTGGGATGTTAGCCGAATTCATTCATTCCGTTGTTGACTGCGGCAACCAGGCGTTACTCTTAATCGGGCTCCGCGATTCACGACTAGACGCTGATCGCAAGCACCCTTATGGCTACGGGAAAAGCGTTTACTTCTGGGCGCTTGTCTCCGCTTTAGGGACATTCTTTTTAGGCGCCGGTGTCTCCATGACACACGCTGTTGATAATCTTTTGAATCCTTCGTTGCACGATATCCCTATTGAGGTGTGGGGCGTCCTGgcgttttcgtttgttgtGGATGGATATGTTCTGAGCAAAACAATTTCCGAAACCATGGCAACAAGACCCGCTACCACATCCTATTACAAGCACTTGGCGAACATACGTGACCCGGCCACATTggcaattttgttggaagatgGTGCTGCCTGTCTAGGTGTCGTGTTGGCCTTTGGGGGCATCGCTGCTTCTCACTATACCGGAAACGCAATTTTTGACGGAGTGGCTGGTGTTGGCATTTCGGCCCTGCTCGGTGTCATGGGGATTGCCTTGGTGAAAATGAATCATCGATTTTTACTGGGACAGGCGGTAGATCGCGAAATCACCGAAGAAATCGGCAAGATTTTATTGAGCCGACGCAGCATCGATAGCATTCGGTCGGTACAGAGCCAATGGACTGGACCCGAAACGTTTTCTTACAAGGCGGAAGTCGATTTTGACGGTACCTATCTCGCCGCCCGGCTAATGCCTATCTACCAAAAGGAGTTTGTAAAAATTCGGGACACAATGGATACTGAACTGCAAGTCATGCTGGCTTTATACGCTGAAGATGTTATGCGGACGGTAGAGCGCGAAGTGCGACATGTAGAAGCCAATATTCGAAAAAAATACCCGGGTGCGGAGTATATCGAGCTTGAGCCTATGAGTATGGATGCCGACCGCTACGCTTTGGACGACAACTTCATGTCGGAATTGAAGCGTGCCGAAAGTGATATTCTCAGCAACTACATACGATCTATGAAGAAGGAAGAGAGCTACGAAATGATGGAATCTCGTTCCCCAAATTCTTCTACGGCTTCCAGTGACTCCAGCCGACTCGGCAATGACTTGGCTGAAGGATTTCCCGGTAAGGCGAAGACAGCGTCCACTGACAGGAGGCCTCTTTCGTAGCTGATAAATAATTGTAAAACAGTATGTAAAACAGATAAGCTATTCTGTCGAAAAAGGATGGTATTGATTGTTGAAAAAAGACATCTTGATGAAACGAGTACTGTTGTTACAACCACAGGTAACAAATCATATTCATTTAAAAAGATGTTTATTTGGGAGCACCATTGACAACATTAAAAAAGTCAGCTGTCAAGGATGCACCCCCGATCAATCCGCCGTCAATATCCGGCTGTTCTAGCAGATCTTTGGCGTTGGCACCTTTCATGGAGCCACCGTACTGAATACGAACCTTGCCGGCAACGTCTGCGGATACGTTCTGTGAGATCCAGTCTCGAATCGACGCGTGAGTCTCCTGGGCCATTTCGGGTGTCGCGGTCAAGCCTGTACCAATCGCCCACACGGGCTCGTAAGCAATCGCGATACTGGACCAATCTGATTCGGTGAGAACAGCCGCGAGAGGCTCCAACTGAGATGCGCACACATCCATTGTTGTGCCGTCCTCGCGCTGTTCCTTCTTTTCCCCGATGCAGAACATGACTTTGAGGCCGGCATCGATGGCAACACGGGTTTTCTTGGCGCAAAGATCAGGGGTTTCTCCCGGCATTTCAAATCCTTCACGCCGTTCGGAGTGTCCGATGATGACCCAGTCGCAACCAATATCCTTTATCTGAAAGGCGCCGATTTCACCGGTGAAGGCTccgttcttgtcgttgacgcCACAATCCTGTGCCCCGATCTGGATATCGTCACGAAGCGAGCTGAGAAGCTGAGGAAGATACACTGAAGGGCAGCAAATCGCTACTTCCACGTTGGAAGGGATCGGTCCAGCCTCGTTGAAGGTTTTGACGAGTTCCTCATTTGAGGCAAGGGTTCCGTTGCACTTCCAATTGCCGGCAACAAGATACTTGCGTTCTCCTTCCGCAGCAGGGGTAGACGATCCGTCAGGGCGAGGCATTGTTCGGGGATTTGAAGTAAACGAGCTGACGCTTGGCAACACAAGAGATGTTGACGTACAGAAGGTTTTGCAGTTTTTGTGGGAGTCAAGAAGAAACAACGCACGAAACAGCGAAGATTATCCAGTtattttgactgtgaggccAGGCCGTTTCTGGCGTTCGCATTCACAGGCAAGATATTTCACGACCCTACCGGGCAACACGTGGAGAGGAAAACAAAAGATTCTCTCGCGCATGAGGGGAACCATCTGGTGGCTGCACAGTGACGACACGTGAATTCGCAATCGGCCTGAATAGTGTCAATGTTTGACGTCAACAACGGGAGACGGAGTGTCAAATTCAGTCACGATTGACAGACTTTCCCAGCATTTTGTGTTACAGATAGTGTTTGCTAACTCGACTCATGGGTAGGTACTGTAAAAACGTGGTTCATAGTGTCAACCAGCTCATCTAAGGCAGTGTATAAGACAATTCCTTTTTAGCGCATAGTAACGGCGGTCATGGATATGTTGCCTCGCTGTGATCTTCGATTGCTTCTCCCTTCCGCTTTCGTTCCTCAGCTCGCTTCAGCatcttttgccgttcctTCACTTCCAAGTTGTTAAGTTTGCGAAAGTTTTGCTTCAATAAGGTCGCCTGGTTCTTGTGAAGAAAACGTACAAAATCATTTATTTTTGCGAAAATTGATCTCGCTTCCACTTCATCGACCCCACTAGCAACCAAATCTGGTAAACGCACCAAGAGACGGAGCAGGTACTCGCAGCCGTAGATGTCGACGTCCCGAACCTGGGCATACTCAAGAATTCGATTCATTACTCGCACCTGCGGTAACTCTGCCTCATAAAGAAGGCGAACTGGCAACGCCTCGTCAAAAAACATCATCATCCCATTGGCCATGTCGATCCATTCTTGCGAATTATTATCGTCACAGGAATGTTTTGTATCGACAGTCTCAGCTATAGAGCTATCCAAACTAATGATACCTTCCTCCTCGTTCGCCTCGTTTTCCAATGGAGCGAACAGATCTTTGTTCCGTTCATCGGGTAGTATCAAGTTCTTGGTAGAAAGATATTGAGTCAAAGCTTGTCGAATCGTAACGGATGTAGGAAGTTGTGGTACCATTTCGCACTGACAGATAATTTCCCAGTCCTCCACAAGGACTCGTTTCAAGGCAAACGGGAGGGAAATCTTGTTCGAATTGGATTGAGCTCGTTTGTTCGTCAAAGATTTCTGCCGAAGGCTTAATTCAGCTTCTAGGTTTTGTCGTGTCCATCCTTCCTTCATATGTTTGAATTGCGGTTTTTTAGACACCTTCACGTCTGAAAATTCAACATCCGCTGGAACTCCTTGCTCTTTTATCTGGCCAAGTTTGAATTCCGCGTCGATTTCAGCGCGTTTCTTTGTCCACGCGCGAAGAAATTCTACACCATCAATCGTTTGGAAAGCCTTCTTCCCCTTAGCTTTTCTAGACAGCACCTTTTTTAGTTCGGCGATTTCTTTGGCAAGGCGAGCTGCATATGTTTGCATTTCTACGCTGTGATCAAAGACGTTGTGTTCAGGAACCCAGCGATCCCAGTTCACGTTCCATTTCTGATAGTGAACGAAGTAATGCCAGACTGGTTCGTCCTCTTTTTGTAAGGCAGTGTCTGCTTCGTCACTGTTTTCAACGAGGCCAAGTGGAACCTGTCGATTCCGATGAATTCCGTAGAGGCGACGCCTTACAACTGCTTCGTAACAAACACCGTCATTGTCCCTTGCGTACACGCGATCGCATTTATTGAATTTGGGAGAAGGGGGCGTTTCAGCGAAAGCTGATGCAATCGTATTGGTCGTAGCCTGTGCTTCTGTCTCGTTCTGTAGGGGGTCTGGGAGCGTTTTCAAGCATTTCTCGGTAGCTAGTCTCGGCCATAAACTTTCCTTGATATCAGCCAAACGGATTTTGCTTGCGTCCCCGGAGCAAAGGACAGCGCTTGGCTGCGTAACTAAATAGTTAGCAATTTTGTTGGTTGTGAGTGACTGCAACCAAGGACGAGATAATTTAAAAATCAGTGATACCAACGGTTGTGCTGATTGTCATGGACTGTGAGGGCGCGCAAAGTGAAACGTGTGCGTTGCTTACTCTCAGCACACCATCGTTGTTTCACTCCCAGTTGATGCAGGTTATTTTGAATCCAAAAACCAACCTGGGGTGGGGTGGTATATGGTCTGATGTCATGTTATGATTTTTACAAATATCTTTGGAATGTCCTTGGGGACAAAGCCAACAAAATCATAGACTCTTTCTCAGAGACGATGTGCTTCCGTTCCAACACATCACTTTTCACAACACTTGACTCAGATACTATTTTTGTTCTTACACTTATCTTGGAAAGTGAAGTACCCAAGGACATCGCCCTATCTTTTCATTTTACATTGCAATAATGGCACTGTTAGCGAGAGCAACGTCGCTGATAACGGGATTGACCTTGATAATGTTATTTCAGGAACTATACTCGTACACAGTCAGCCCGCAACCATTTCTTCACTCCAAAACGGAAACAGCATTATCATACACACATCCCAATCGATATCGATCTCGGCGACACCTTATAGAGAATAAAATGTTCTCTACTTCCAATGAAAACGAAGAAACTCCCAACGACGCCGATGAAGATGGTGACCACGAAAA is a window encoding:
- a CDS encoding predicted protein, which translates into the protein MTVFVTKQFDEADTALQKEDEPVWHYFVHYQKWNVNWDRWVPEHNVFDHSVEMQTYAARLAKEIAELKKVLSRKAKGKKAFQTIDGVEFLRAWTKKRAEIDAEFKLGQIKEQGVPADVEFSDVKVSKKPQFKHMKEGWTRQNLEAELSLRQKSLTNKRAQSNSNKISLPFALKRVLVEDWEIICQCEMVPQLPTSVTIRQALTQYLSTKNLILPDERNKDLFAPLENEANEEEGIISLDSSIAETVDTKHSCDDNNSQEWIDMANGMMMFFDEALPVRLLYEAELPQVRVMNRILEYAQVRDVDIYGCEYLLRLLVRLPDLVASGVDEVEARSIFAKINDFVRFLHKNQATLLKQNFRKLNNLEVKERQKMLKRAEERKRKGEAIEDHSEATYP
- the TIM_1 gene encoding isomerase triosephosphate isomerase (Triosephosphate isomerase probably catalyzes D-glyceraldhyde 3-phosphate to glycerone phosphate); protein product: MPRPDGSSTPAAEGERKYLVAGNWKCNGTLASNEELVKTFNEAGPIPSNVEVAICCPSVYLPQLLSSLRDDIQIGAQDCGVNDKNGAFTGEIGAFQIKDIGCDWVIIGHSERREGFEMPGETPDLCAKKTRVAIDAGLKVMFCIGEKKEQREDGTTMDVCASQLEPLAAVLTESDWSSIAIAYEPVWAIGTGLTATPEMAQETHASIRDWISQNVSADVAGKVRIQYGGSMKGANAKDLLEQPDIDGGLIGGASLTADFFNVVNGAPK
- a CDS encoding predicted protein; the encoded protein is MEREKSRLKTKSNVYRALMGNVVICAAKFGAWLSSGSSGMLAEFIHSVVDCGNQALLLIGLRDSRLDADRKHPYGYGKSVYFWALVSALGTFFLGAGVSMTHAVDNLLNPSLHDIPIEVWGVLAFSFVVDGYVLSKTISETMATRPATTSYYKHLANIRDPATLAILLEDGAACLGVVLAFGGIAASHYTGNAIFDGVAGVGISALLGVMGIALVKMNHRFLLGQAVDREITEEIGKILLSRRSIDSIRSVQSQWTGPETFSYKAEVDFDGTYLAARLMPIYQKEFVKIRDTMDTELQVMLALYAEDVMRTVEREVRHVEANIRKKYPGAEYIELE